From the genome of Cyanobacterium sp. T60_A2020_053:
ATTCCTTCATTGGCATAAATGATGCCCTACGCGCCATCGCCATATTATTGGCAAAAAAACCAGACTTGATCTTCTTAGATTTGATCATGCCTAACGCCAATGGTTACGAAATTTGTAGCCAACTGCGTAAACTAACATTCTTTAAACACACCCCCATCGTAATTCTAACCGGTAATGATGGCTTGGTGGATCGAGTTAGAGCAAAAATGGTCGGCTCAAGTGACTTCATCGGTAAACCAGTGGATACCGCCTTGGTTTTAGATACTATTCGTAAGCATCTCAAAATAAGTGTTTCTTAGAGAAAAATAAAGTCAAGATGTTCGTTAACTTCAAGGATTGCTATATCATTGATTATGGTAGAAACAAATAAATTATTTTAAATTAGAGGCTTATTAAAAATGGCAAAAGTATTAATTGTTGACGATTCGTCCACAGAAAGAAAAATTCTAGTTAGTTATTTAGAAGAAATTGGCGTTTCCATAGCTACCGCCGAAAGTGGTGAAGAAGGTATCACAAAAATAGCTGAATTTAAACCCGACTTAGTCATTTTGGATGTAGTTTTACCCGGTAAAAGTGGCTTTGAAGTCTGTAGAGAAATTAAAGCTAATACCGCCACTAACACTATTCCCGTAATTATCTGCTCCACCAAAGGCAGTGAAATGGATAAATTTTGGGGCATGAAGCAAGGTGCTGATGCCTACTTACCCAAACCCGTTGATAAACAAGAATTATTTAACACCGTTAAAAAATTAACCGCCTAAAATAGGTTAAATCATCATTATCCCCGTAATAATTCATTAGAATATCTAAACAAGGGGTTTAAACTCCTTGTTAGTTAAAATCATGGCACAAAATCAAAAGACTACCTTTCTCAATCCCAGAAGTAATCAAGCAAAATCTGGTTCTCAATTTTTACGTTTTGTCTTATTACCCGATACCAATTTAATGATTGGTTTAAAAGAAATTGCCGCCGTCTTAAAAATACCCTTCGGGAAAATTGTTCCCGTGCCAGAAATGCCTAACTGGGTAATCGGAGTTTATAACTGGCGCGGAGAAATTGTTTGGATGATTGACTTAGGACAATTATTAGGTTTTACCCCTTGGTATCAGCAATCAGTAACCGCTTCTAATCATAAAGCCGTAGTTATTCACCCTAGTAATCAAAATCTCAAAAATATTAGTACAGGTGAATTAGTTGGCTTAGTAGTTAGTGATGTTCAAGACATTGAAATTTGTAACGTGGATGATTTACACTCCCCACCAGCATCAGCCGTAACCCCAGAATTAGCGCCCTTCC
Proteins encoded in this window:
- a CDS encoding purine-binding chemotaxis protein CheW yields the protein MAQNQKTTFLNPRSNQAKSGSQFLRFVLLPDTNLMIGLKEIAAVLKIPFGKIVPVPEMPNWVIGVYNWRGEIVWMIDLGQLLGFTPWYQQSVTASNHKAVVIHPSNQNLKNISTGELVGLVVSDVQDIEICNVDDLHSPPASAVTPELAPFLRGYWIKDNGEIIVTIDGDAVFAAMPKE
- a CDS encoding response regulator; its protein translation is MAKVLIVDDSSTERKILVSYLEEIGVSIATAESGEEGITKIAEFKPDLVILDVVLPGKSGFEVCREIKANTATNTIPVIICSTKGSEMDKFWGMKQGADAYLPKPVDKQELFNTVKKLTA